Proteins from a single region of Polaromonas sp. JS666:
- a CDS encoding enoyl-CoA hydratase-related protein, whose translation MNNELLYEVNDGIAVITINRPERRNALNRAVREGFFEVWRRFEADAEAQVAILTGTGDNFCAGMDLVEAADTQLRIPPAGFIAVLGDNIEVTKPVIAAVQGYAYAGGWLLSQMCDLCVADETAKFAITEAKVGRGMPWAAPVIHMLPQRILMEIAMTGEPLTAQRAYELGYINRLTPKGQALQGAKELAARLMANAPLPLAELTGCSPDRCGPASAPLPS comes from the coding sequence ATGAACAACGAACTTCTCTATGAGGTAAACGACGGCATTGCCGTCATCACCATCAACCGCCCCGAACGGCGCAACGCCCTGAACCGCGCCGTGCGCGAAGGCTTTTTCGAGGTCTGGCGCCGCTTCGAAGCCGACGCCGAGGCCCAGGTGGCCATCCTCACCGGGACCGGTGACAATTTCTGCGCCGGCATGGACCTGGTGGAAGCCGCCGACACGCAACTGCGCATCCCGCCCGCGGGCTTCATCGCCGTGCTGGGCGACAACATCGAGGTCACCAAGCCCGTCATCGCCGCCGTACAAGGCTATGCCTATGCCGGCGGCTGGCTGCTGTCGCAGATGTGCGACCTGTGCGTGGCCGACGAGACTGCCAAATTCGCCATCACCGAGGCCAAGGTCGGGCGCGGCATGCCGTGGGCCGCGCCGGTCATCCACATGCTGCCGCAGCGCATCCTGATGGAAATCGCGATGACCGGCGAGCCGCTGACGGCGCAGCGCGCCTACGAACTCGGCTACATCAACCGCTTGACGCCCAAGGGGCAGGCATTGCAGGGCGCCAAGGAACTGGCGGCCCGGCTCATGGCCAATGCGCCGCTGCCATTGGCAGAGCTAACTGGCTGTTCGCCGGATCGCTGCGGGCCGGCCAGCGCGCCGCTGCCATCATGA
- a CDS encoding SDR family oxidoreductase, giving the protein MSQSVYQSVFRPGLFAGQTVIVTGGGSGIGRCTAHELANLGASVALVGRKIEKLQAVQTEIEAAGGQASIHSCDIRDEPGVKAMIADVIARHGKIDGLVNNAGGQYPQPVKDISLKGWDAVVRSNLTGGFLVAREAFNQSMAFHGGAIVNIIADIWGGMPTMAHSGAARAGMLSFTETAACEWACAGVRVNAVAPGWIASSGFDTYSPEMQAELRSLKTKVPLQRHGTESEVSAAIVFLLCEAAAFITGSCIRVDGGVPNARPTWKLQAHDRSKPFNGFALSQAPKCLSEEAHGGSRT; this is encoded by the coding sequence ATGAGTCAATCTGTCTATCAATCCGTGTTCCGCCCTGGCCTGTTTGCAGGTCAGACTGTTATCGTCACCGGCGGTGGCAGTGGCATTGGCCGCTGCACCGCGCACGAGCTGGCCAACCTCGGCGCCAGTGTGGCTCTAGTGGGCCGAAAGATCGAGAAGCTGCAGGCGGTGCAGACTGAAATCGAAGCTGCCGGCGGCCAAGCCAGTATTCATTCGTGTGACATCCGCGACGAGCCGGGCGTCAAAGCCATGATCGCCGACGTGATCGCCCGCCATGGCAAGATCGATGGCCTGGTCAACAACGCCGGCGGCCAGTACCCGCAGCCGGTCAAGGACATCAGCCTGAAGGGCTGGGATGCGGTGGTGCGCAGCAACCTCACTGGCGGTTTTCTGGTGGCGCGCGAAGCCTTCAACCAGTCCATGGCGTTCCATGGCGGCGCCATCGTCAACATCATCGCCGACATCTGGGGCGGCATGCCCACCATGGCGCACAGCGGCGCGGCACGCGCCGGCATGTTGTCGTTCACCGAGACGGCGGCCTGCGAATGGGCCTGCGCCGGTGTGCGCGTCAATGCCGTGGCGCCTGGCTGGATTGCCAGCAGCGGCTTTGACACCTACAGCCCCGAGATGCAGGCCGAACTGCGCAGTCTGAAAACCAAGGTGCCGCTGCAGCGTCATGGCACCGAGTCCGAGGTGTCGGCGGCGATTGTATTTTTGCTGTGCGAGGCGGCGGCTTTCATCACCGGCTCGTGCATTCGGGTCGATGGCGGCGTGCCCAATGCCCGCCCGACCTGGAAACTGCAGGCGCATGATCGCTCCAAGCCCTTCAACGGCTTTGCGCTGTCGCAGGCGCCGAAGTGCCTAAGCGAGGAAGCGCATGGAGGATCGAGGACATGA
- a CDS encoding alpha/beta fold hydrolase, with amino-acid sequence MTARREFSGFAGGPLVADVYGPVGAPTVLLLHGGGQTRHAWGKAGQVLGDAGWYTVALDLPGHGDSAWAADGDYRIETLADTMCRIWRELGTPLAVVGASLGGLISMAAVGRADAPPISALVLVDVAPRMEQAGVERIVRFMRARPEGFASLEEAAQHIAAYRGRPMEGPVEGLKKNLRLNAQGRWNWHWDPLMMSEANHNHRRDADGYERALRGLQAPTLLLRGQRSDVISEEDARALVQTLPRARFVDLKGAGHMIAGDANDAFVASVATFLHEVMSPAQSPASGI; translated from the coding sequence ATGACGGCGCGCCGGGAATTTTCCGGTTTCGCGGGCGGCCCCCTGGTGGCCGATGTCTACGGCCCGGTGGGCGCGCCCACGGTGCTGCTGCTGCACGGTGGCGGACAAACCCGCCATGCCTGGGGCAAGGCGGGACAGGTGCTGGGGGACGCCGGCTGGTACACCGTGGCGCTGGACTTGCCGGGTCACGGCGACAGTGCCTGGGCCGCCGATGGCGACTACCGCATCGAGACGCTGGCTGACACCATGTGCCGCATCTGGCGCGAGCTGGGAACGCCGCTGGCGGTGGTCGGTGCCTCGCTGGGTGGCCTCATCAGCATGGCCGCCGTGGGCCGGGCCGATGCGCCGCCGATCAGCGCGCTGGTGCTGGTGGACGTTGCGCCGCGCATGGAACAAGCCGGTGTCGAGCGCATCGTGCGCTTCATGCGGGCGCGGCCCGAGGGTTTTGCGTCGCTCGAAGAAGCCGCCCAGCATATTGCCGCTTACCGGGGCCGGCCCATGGAAGGCCCGGTCGAGGGCCTGAAGAAAAACCTGCGCCTCAACGCGCAAGGCCGCTGGAACTGGCATTGGGATCCGCTCATGATGAGCGAGGCCAACCACAACCACCGGCGTGACGCCGACGGCTACGAGCGCGCCTTGCGCGGCCTGCAGGCGCCCACCCTGCTGCTGCGCGGCCAGCGCAGCGACGTCATCAGCGAAGAAGATGCGCGCGCCCTGGTGCAAACCCTGCCGCGTGCGCGCTTTGTCGACCTCAAGGGCGCCGGCCACATGATTGCGGGTGATGCCAACGATGCCTTTGTCGCCAGCGTCGCGACCTTTCTGCATGAAGTGATGTCGCCGGCACAGTCCCCGGCGAGCGGAATCTGA
- a CDS encoding oxidoreductase C-terminal domain-containing protein: MALDSRCIARSLTTGDKFSLIHLSRGQVVGASCVNNAREFTSLKRLITGDSLPDRSALADPGIDLRNLIARTASQPA, translated from the coding sequence ATGGCGCTGGATTCAAGGTGTATTGCCCGGTCGCTTACAACCGGTGACAAATTTTCACTGATTCACCTCTCCCGAGGCCAGGTCGTCGGCGCCAGTTGCGTCAACAACGCACGCGAGTTCACGTCCCTGAAGCGCCTCATCACTGGCGACTCCCTGCCCGACCGCTCAGCACTGGCGGACCCTGGTATTGACTTGCGCAACCTGATCGCCCGCACAGCCTCGCAACCGGCGTGA
- a CDS encoding AMP-binding protein translates to MSLRSFTLHDLINRNAGLHGSNTALVFGDQRVTHAQYAERTARLAAGLAAAGVGRGDRLAILAQNGLEYVDLFGAAAHLGAIVVPINWRLSAEEVAYVIEDVAPRVLIVADEFKALLPQHGLDGMQRYTLGTAPGAAQAPWQPVSALYLDRTVPPADLNDDEGLVIIHTAAVGGRPRGALLSHRNLIAASLQTQLAWRLTPADINLGVLPLFHVAAIGFLLATQQAGGATLLLTRFDPPSLVKHIDEDGGSLIGTFPPMLGALLDAAAAQGSALDSLRVVSGIDVPETIARLRTDYPQATFWSAYGQTETSGSISLAPFDERPGSAGRPAALNTVAVVDELDRPLPTGATGEIVVRGPMVFQGYWRCDADNAFTLRNGWHHTGDMGRIDAEGYLWYSGRSPAKELIKPGGENVYPAEVERALLEHPALAQAVVIGVPDVQWGEAVKAVCVLNAGHTLSAEELIEFVGGRIARYKKPKHVVFVAALPRTAVGGVDRAAVKAGHGQA, encoded by the coding sequence ATGAGTTTGCGATCTTTCACCTTGCACGATCTCATCAATCGCAACGCCGGGCTGCACGGCTCGAACACCGCCCTGGTGTTCGGCGATCAGCGGGTCACGCATGCCCAGTACGCCGAACGCACGGCGCGCCTGGCCGCCGGTCTGGCCGCTGCGGGCGTGGGCCGGGGCGACCGGCTGGCGATCCTGGCCCAAAACGGCCTGGAGTATGTCGACCTGTTTGGTGCCGCCGCCCATCTGGGCGCGATCGTGGTGCCGATCAACTGGCGGCTGTCGGCCGAGGAGGTCGCCTACGTCATCGAGGACGTGGCCCCCCGGGTATTGATCGTGGCCGATGAATTCAAGGCGCTGTTGCCGCAGCACGGGCTGGACGGCATGCAGCGCTACACGCTGGGGACGGCGCCGGGCGCGGCGCAGGCGCCGTGGCAGCCGGTCAGCGCCCTGTATCTCGATCGCACCGTGCCGCCTGCCGATCTGAATGACGATGAGGGGCTTGTCATCATCCACACCGCCGCCGTGGGCGGGCGGCCGCGCGGTGCATTGCTCTCGCACCGCAACCTGATCGCTGCCAGCCTGCAGACGCAACTGGCCTGGCGTCTCACGCCGGCGGACATCAACCTGGGCGTTTTGCCGCTGTTTCACGTGGCTGCCATCGGCTTCCTGCTGGCCACGCAGCAGGCGGGCGGCGCGACGCTGCTGTTGACACGTTTCGATCCGCCCAGTCTGGTCAAGCATATCGACGAGGACGGCGGCAGCCTGATCGGCACTTTTCCGCCGATGCTGGGCGCTCTGCTGGACGCGGCCGCGGCCCAGGGTTCGGCGCTGGACAGCCTGCGCGTGGTGTCGGGAATCGACGTGCCCGAAACCATCGCGCGCCTGCGCACGGACTATCCCCAGGCGACCTTCTGGAGTGCCTACGGCCAGACCGAGACTTCGGGCTCGATCAGTCTGGCGCCGTTTGACGAGCGCCCCGGCAGCGCCGGGCGGCCCGCCGCGCTGAACACGGTCGCGGTGGTCGACGAGCTGGACCGCCCGTTGCCCACAGGCGCCACCGGCGAAATCGTGGTGCGCGGGCCGATGGTGTTCCAGGGCTACTGGCGCTGCGACGCAGACAACGCCTTCACGCTGCGCAATGGCTGGCACCACACCGGTGACATGGGGCGCATCGACGCCGAGGGCTACCTCTGGTACAGCGGGCGCTCACCGGCCAAGGAGTTGATCAAGCCGGGCGGCGAAAACGTCTATCCGGCTGAAGTCGAGCGGGCCCTTCTGGAGCACCCGGCGCTGGCGCAGGCGGTGGTCATCGGTGTGCCGGACGTTCAGTGGGGCGAGGCGGTCAAGGCCGTCTGCGTGCTGAATGCGGGGCACACGCTGAGTGCCGAGGAATTGATCGAGTTTGTGGGCGGGCGCATCGCGCGCTACAAAAAACCCAAGCACGTGGTGTTTGTAGCGGCGCTGCCTCGCACCGCTGTCGGCGGGGTGGACCGCGCGGCCGTCAAGGCCGGGCACGGCCAGGCCTGA
- a CDS encoding PaaI family thioesterase — protein sequence MTETYSINEEEIARRWQKFAHVSPYNRELGLLPHVVRPDWCVLKVEYQDALVGDPQTRVLHGGVVTALLDAAFGFAIFVKLPAFRPMATLDLRIDYLKPATPGRAVLGGAVCYKLTPELAFVRGCAYHESLEDPIATAVGIYMFTEGRPVISNEEVPR from the coding sequence ATGACAGAAACATACAGCATCAACGAAGAAGAAATCGCCAGGCGATGGCAAAAATTCGCCCATGTGTCGCCCTATAACCGCGAGCTGGGCTTGCTGCCACACGTGGTGCGCCCTGACTGGTGCGTGCTCAAAGTCGAGTACCAGGACGCGCTGGTGGGCGATCCGCAGACCCGGGTGTTGCATGGCGGCGTGGTCACCGCGCTGCTCGACGCCGCATTCGGATTCGCGATTTTCGTCAAGCTGCCGGCGTTCCGGCCGATGGCCACGCTGGACCTGCGCATTGACTACCTCAAGCCTGCCACGCCCGGGCGCGCGGTGCTGGGCGGGGCCGTGTGCTACAAGCTGACCCCGGAGCTGGCTTTTGTGCGAGGCTGCGCCTATCACGAGTCACTGGAGGACCCCATCGCCACCGCAGTGGGCATCTACATGTTCACCGAGGGGCGACCGGTGATCAGCAACGAGGAGGTTCCACGATGA
- a CDS encoding cyclohexanecarboxylate-CoA ligase: MIESQLSPQLVQQARAGGHWHNKTLLDFLDEVAPSRLDKVAVTDLNSMTGQANTLSYRQLLRLSKRIALGLAALGVQRGDVVSYQLPNWWQFVALHLACLRIGAVTNPVMPIFRHHELTFMLGLAESKVMIVPREFRGFDHAAMLREIQPALPQLKHIFAIGGEGDMSFEKHFIERRWEQETPDADQVLAERRLRPDEVMQLLYTSGTTGEPKGALHTSNTHFANIVEVVKRCGLTAEHVCFMPSPMAHQTGFAIGMELPLMLGAKMVLQDIWEPELALTRIQDEGVNFMMAATPFLADLTDHPDLPRYDISTLDVFISAGAPIPRTLVERATERLKAHIVSAWGMTENILVTGTRLDDVPEKVFGTDGVPVPGMEIRVVDAAGQALAVDQEGELQSRGPSHFVGYLKRPERYDMDDQGWFKTGDLARIDADGCVRITGRAKDIIIRGGENVPVVEVEQMLHRHLAIQTAAVVGVPDARLGERAVAYVTLRPGHGLTFEQMKRFLEEQRMTKQYWPETLIVLDDLPRTPTGKIQKFRLREMARAENKTD; this comes from the coding sequence ATGATCGAATCCCAACTGAGCCCCCAACTGGTTCAACAAGCCCGGGCCGGCGGCCACTGGCACAACAAGACCCTGCTCGACTTCCTGGATGAAGTCGCGCCCAGCCGCCTCGACAAAGTGGCCGTGACCGACCTCAACAGCATGACCGGGCAGGCGAACACCTTGTCGTACCGGCAACTGCTGCGCCTGTCCAAACGCATCGCGCTCGGTCTGGCGGCGCTGGGCGTGCAGCGGGGCGATGTGGTCTCGTACCAGTTGCCCAACTGGTGGCAGTTCGTGGCACTGCACCTGGCCTGCCTGCGTATCGGCGCGGTCACCAACCCGGTGATGCCGATCTTTCGCCATCACGAGTTGACCTTCATGCTGGGGCTGGCCGAATCGAAGGTCATGATCGTGCCGCGCGAGTTTCGCGGTTTTGACCATGCCGCGATGCTGCGCGAAATTCAGCCGGCGCTGCCGCAGCTCAAGCATATCTTTGCAATTGGCGGCGAAGGCGACATGTCGTTCGAGAAGCACTTCATCGAGCGCCGCTGGGAGCAGGAAACGCCCGATGCCGACCAGGTGCTGGCCGAGCGCCGCCTGCGCCCGGACGAAGTGATGCAGTTGCTGTACACCTCCGGCACCACCGGTGAGCCCAAGGGCGCGCTGCACACCTCCAACACCCATTTCGCGAACATCGTCGAGGTTGTCAAGCGTTGCGGCCTGACGGCCGAGCATGTGTGCTTCATGCCCTCACCGATGGCGCACCAGACGGGTTTTGCCATCGGCATGGAACTGCCGCTTATGCTGGGCGCCAAAATGGTGCTGCAAGACATCTGGGAGCCGGAACTGGCCCTGACGCGGATTCAGGACGAAGGCGTGAACTTCATGATGGCGGCCACCCCCTTCCTGGCCGACCTGACGGATCATCCGGACCTGCCGCGCTATGACATTTCCACGCTGGATGTTTTCATCTCGGCTGGCGCGCCCATCCCCCGCACACTGGTCGAGCGCGCCACTGAGCGCCTGAAGGCGCACATCGTGTCGGCATGGGGCATGACAGAGAATATCCTGGTCACCGGCACACGACTGGACGATGTTCCCGAGAAGGTGTTCGGCACCGACGGCGTGCCAGTGCCGGGCATGGAAATCCGCGTCGTCGATGCCGCGGGGCAGGCGCTGGCCGTGGACCAGGAGGGCGAGCTGCAATCGCGGGGGCCGAGCCACTTCGTGGGCTACCTCAAGCGCCCCGAACGCTACGACATGGATGATCAGGGCTGGTTCAAGACCGGCGACCTGGCGCGCATCGACGCCGACGGCTGCGTGCGCATCACCGGCCGGGCCAAGGACATCATCATCCGGGGCGGCGAGAACGTGCCGGTGGTCGAGGTCGAGCAGATGCTGCACCGCCATCTGGCCATACAGACGGCCGCCGTGGTCGGCGTGCCCGATGCGCGGCTGGGCGAGCGCGCGGTGGCCTATGTCACGCTCAGGCCGGGTCACGGTCTCACGTTCGAGCAGATGAAGCGCTTTCTTGAAGAGCAGCGCATGACCAAGCAGTATTGGCCGGAAACCTTGATCGTCCTGGACGACTTGCCGCGCACACCCACCGGAAAGATCCAGAAGTTCCGCTTGCGCGAGATGGCGCGTGCTGAAAACAAGACCGATTGA
- a CDS encoding Zn-ribbon domain-containing OB-fold protein encodes MYDKPLPVIDGESRPYWDALKQHRLTLKRCQDCGKHHFYPRALCPHCHSDAVEWVDACGTGTIYSYTIARRPAGPAFKADTPYVVAVIDLDEGARMMTNIVTDDVEAVRIGQRVTVQYDDVTEEVTLPKFRLL; translated from the coding sequence ATGTACGACAAACCCCTGCCCGTCATTGATGGCGAAAGCCGCCCCTATTGGGACGCCCTGAAACAGCACCGCTTGACACTCAAGCGCTGCCAAGACTGCGGCAAGCACCATTTCTATCCGCGCGCCCTGTGTCCGCACTGCCACTCGGACGCTGTCGAATGGGTCGATGCCTGCGGCACCGGCACCATCTACAGCTACACCATCGCGCGCCGGCCGGCCGGTCCGGCCTTCAAGGCCGACACGCCTTACGTTGTGGCGGTGATCGACCTGGATGAGGGCGCGCGCATGATGACCAACATCGTCACCGACGATGTGGAGGCGGTGCGCATCGGCCAGCGCGTGACGGTGCAGTACGACGACGTGACCGAAGAGGTCACGCTGCCGAAGTTCCGGCTCTTGTAA
- a CDS encoding acetyl-CoA acetyltransferase has translation MKKREAVIVGVADLPLKDGKVLRPMSVLEAQALVARDALKDAGIPMSEVDGLLTAGLWGVPGPGQLPTVTLSEYLGITPRFIDSTNIGGSAFEAHVAHAAMAIEAGRCEVALITYGSLQKSEMSRNLAGRPAVLTMQYETPWGMPTPVGGYAMAAKRHMHEYGTTSEQLAEIAVATRQWAALNPAATMRDPLSIEDVLKSPMVCDPMHLLDICLVTDGGGAVVMTTAEHARALGRKAVHVRGYGESHTHWTIAAMPDLARLTAAEVAGRDAFAMAGIGHDAIDVVEVYDSFTITVLLTLEALGFCQRGESGAFVSNQRTAPGGAFPLNTNGGGLSYAHPGMYGIFLLIEAVRQLRGECGPRQIANAVTALVHGTGGTLSSGATCILSTR, from the coding sequence ATGAAAAAACGAGAAGCAGTGATCGTCGGCGTTGCCGACCTGCCCCTGAAGGACGGCAAGGTACTCAGGCCGATGTCGGTGCTTGAGGCCCAGGCGCTGGTGGCGCGTGATGCGCTCAAGGACGCGGGCATTCCGATGAGCGAGGTCGATGGTCTGCTGACCGCCGGCTTGTGGGGCGTGCCCGGTCCGGGCCAGTTGCCGACCGTGACGCTGTCGGAGTACCTGGGCATCACCCCACGCTTTATCGACAGCACCAACATCGGCGGCTCGGCCTTTGAGGCGCACGTGGCCCATGCGGCGATGGCCATCGAGGCCGGCCGCTGCGAGGTGGCGCTGATCACCTACGGCAGCCTGCAAAAGAGCGAGATGAGCCGCAACCTGGCCGGGCGGCCCGCCGTGCTGACCATGCAGTATGAGACGCCGTGGGGCATGCCCACGCCGGTGGGCGGCTACGCCATGGCGGCCAAGCGCCACATGCACGAATACGGCACCACCTCCGAGCAGCTAGCGGAGATTGCCGTGGCCACGCGCCAGTGGGCGGCGCTCAACCCGGCGGCCACCATGCGCGACCCGCTGTCGATCGAGGACGTGCTGAAAAGCCCGATGGTCTGCGATCCAATGCACCTGCTTGATATTTGTCTGGTCACTGACGGCGGCGGTGCCGTGGTCATGACCACGGCCGAGCACGCCAGGGCGCTCGGGCGCAAGGCGGTCCATGTGCGGGGCTATGGCGAATCGCACACGCACTGGACGATTGCCGCCATGCCCGATCTGGCACGCCTCACAGCGGCCGAGGTGGCGGGCCGCGACGCCTTTGCCATGGCGGGCATCGGGCATGACGCCATTGACGTGGTCGAGGTCTACGACTCGTTCACCATCACCGTGCTGCTGACGCTCGAAGCGCTGGGCTTTTGCCAGCGCGGCGAGAGCGGCGCCTTCGTGTCCAACCAGCGCACCGCGCCGGGTGGGGCATTCCCGCTCAACACCAACGGCGGCGGTCTGTCCTACGCGCACCCTGGCATGTATGGCATCTTCCTGCTGATCGAGGCGGTGCGCCAGTTGCGCGGCGAATGCGGCCCGCGCCAGATCGCGAATGCCGTGACCGCGCTGGTCCACGGCACCGGCGGCACGCTCTCCAGCGGTGCCACTTGCATTCTTTCCACCCGGTGA
- a CDS encoding MaoC family dehydratase: protein MTQASHDDPVQRFKTHRRTITETDIVNFVNVAGLHEPFFIDMEYIQNNMEGAHRSRFAPGPMIISLGMGLLATYVAGIIERTLKGHEVGAFGGMTGLQARLRGALFPGDTIHVEGEARLRPPTSRGYTLMEIEHLVINQRGETIADFTETLTFLPREAGTA from the coding sequence ATGACCCAGGCATCCCACGACGACCCGGTGCAGCGTTTCAAGACGCACCGGCGCACCATCACCGAAACCGACATCGTCAACTTCGTCAATGTGGCAGGACTGCACGAGCCCTTCTTCATTGACATGGAGTACATCCAGAACAATATGGAGGGCGCCCACCGCAGCCGCTTTGCGCCCGGGCCGATGATCATCTCGCTGGGCATGGGGCTGCTGGCGACCTACGTGGCGGGCATCATCGAACGCACGCTCAAAGGCCATGAAGTAGGCGCTTTTGGCGGCATGACCGGCCTGCAAGCGCGCCTGCGCGGCGCGCTGTTTCCCGGCGACACGATTCACGTCGAGGGCGAGGCGCGGCTGCGTCCGCCGACCTCGCGCGGCTACACGCTGATGGAGATCGAGCACCTGGTGATCAACCAGCGTGGCGAAACCATCGCCGATTTCACCGAGACCCTGACCTTCCTGCCCAGGGAGGCCGGCACGGCGTGA
- a CDS encoding transglutaminase-like domain-containing protein: protein MKASAQTTNSNDLSSYLAPGRYVDSDHPAVIAFARRVADPSMTPREIAVKLYYAVRDEFLYDPYYFDTTVEGLKASHVIEAGRGFCVPKAALLAAAARALGIPARVGYADVRNHLTSQRLYEMMGTDLFVFHGYTELWVDGQWLKATPAFNRSLCEKAGIHPLEFDGSADSVFHEFDVSGRRHMEYVHDHGTYADLPRDELLASWRVHYKTFADWGQVAADGGADFAQEVGKPS, encoded by the coding sequence ATGAAGGCGTCGGCACAAACCACGAATTCGAACGACTTGTCGAGCTACCTCGCGCCCGGCCGGTACGTGGACAGCGATCACCCGGCGGTGATTGCGTTCGCGCGCCGGGTGGCCGACCCCTCAATGACGCCGCGCGAGATCGCGGTCAAGCTCTATTACGCTGTGCGTGACGAGTTTCTTTACGATCCCTACTACTTCGACACCACGGTCGAGGGCTTGAAGGCCAGCCACGTGATCGAGGCCGGACGTGGCTTTTGCGTGCCCAAGGCGGCGCTGCTGGCGGCGGCGGCCCGCGCCCTGGGCATTCCGGCACGGGTGGGTTATGCCGATGTGCGCAACCACCTGACCAGCCAGCGGTTGTACGAGATGATGGGCACCGATCTGTTTGTTTTTCACGGCTACACCGAGTTGTGGGTGGACGGCCAGTGGCTCAAGGCCACGCCCGCTTTCAACCGCTCCCTGTGCGAGAAGGCGGGCATCCATCCGCTGGAGTTCGACGGCAGCGCCGATTCGGTCTTTCATGAATTCGATGTCAGCGGCCGCCGGCACATGGAGTACGTGCACGACCACGGCACCTACGCCGACTTGCCGCGCGATGAACTGCTGGCCTCGTGGCGCGTGCATTACAAAACCTTCGCCGACTGGGGTCAGGTCGCGGCCGACGGCGGGGCCGACTTCGCGCAAGAGGTGGGCAAGCCATCATGA
- a CDS encoding IclR family transcriptional regulator, which produces MNMPTASLRECTGINPSAEAAPMAVTRVLRLLRILADRRAGLALTPLCLALNAPKTSVLSLLRGLTAHGYLQRSNDLYELGPEAFSLGASLVSARSLDIVALPFLREAVARSGETALIARIDRTAGRLVYNPIIESERPIRYAVPVGTTRPLFASSSGRVLLAFQDEAWRRDYLRRADLRAMTEHSVTNRAQLARLIEEVRVSGVAVTFGEVTPDVAGFAAPIFEPDGRVNAALIIATPIERGRASADALQRLVVTLAQNISHALGQPARSASSTT; this is translated from the coding sequence ATGAACATGCCCACGGCCAGCTTGCGCGAATGCACAGGCATCAATCCCAGCGCGGAGGCTGCCCCCATGGCAGTGACCCGCGTGCTGCGGCTGCTACGGATACTGGCCGACCGCCGTGCCGGCCTGGCCCTGACCCCCTTGTGCTTGGCCTTGAATGCACCGAAGACCAGCGTGCTCTCGCTGTTGCGCGGCCTCACGGCGCATGGCTACCTGCAGCGCAGCAATGACTTGTATGAACTCGGCCCCGAGGCGTTCTCGCTGGGGGCATCGCTGGTGTCGGCCCGCTCGCTCGACATCGTGGCCCTGCCCTTCCTGCGCGAGGCGGTGGCACGATCCGGCGAGACCGCCCTGATCGCCAGAATCGACCGCACCGCAGGTCGGCTGGTCTACAACCCGATCATCGAGAGCGAGCGCCCGATTCGTTATGCCGTGCCCGTCGGCACGACGCGGCCGCTGTTTGCGTCTTCCTCTGGTCGCGTGCTGCTCGCCTTCCAGGACGAGGCCTGGCGGCGCGACTACCTGCGCCGCGCCGACCTGCGGGCCATGACCGAACACTCGGTCACCAACCGGGCGCAACTGGCGCGCCTCATTGAAGAGGTCAGGGTCAGCGGCGTGGCCGTTACCTTCGGTGAAGTCACGCCCGACGTGGCCGGCTTTGCGGCCCCGATCTTCGAGCCCGACGGGCGCGTGAACGCGGCGCTGATCATCGCCACCCCGATCGAGCGCGGTCGCGCCAGCGCCGATGCGCTGCAACGCCTGGTGGTGACGCTTGCACAAAATATCTCGCACGCGCTCGGCCAACCTGCGCGGTCAGCATCCAGCACTACTTGA
- a CDS encoding PaaI family thioesterase produces the protein MNYSDIVTRCRASNDWAPLVEAIPFARFLNLRIDVKGDAFTCILPFEQKLIGNPVLPALHGGATGGFLECAGLFYLLLQTETSSLPKTIDFNIDYLRTGLPRDTYANVVMVKQGRRVANLRIEAWQSSPDKPIALGHCNFMLSA, from the coding sequence ATGAATTATTCCGATATCGTGACCCGCTGCCGGGCTTCCAACGACTGGGCGCCGCTCGTCGAAGCCATTCCGTTCGCACGCTTCCTGAATCTGCGCATCGATGTCAAGGGTGACGCGTTCACCTGCATCCTGCCTTTTGAGCAGAAGCTGATTGGCAACCCTGTCCTGCCCGCCTTGCACGGCGGTGCGACCGGCGGCTTTCTGGAGTGTGCCGGCCTGTTTTATCTGCTGTTGCAGACGGAAACCAGCAGCCTGCCGAAAACGATCGATTTCAACATTGACTACCTGCGCACCGGTTTGCCGCGAGATACCTATGCCAACGTCGTGATGGTCAAGCAGGGACGGCGCGTGGCCAACCTGCGCATCGAGGCCTGGCAGTCGAGCCCCGACAAACCGATCGCGCTCGGCCATTGCAATTTCATGCTCAGTGCATGA